A single window of Bos javanicus breed banteng chromosome 19, ARS-OSU_banteng_1.0, whole genome shotgun sequence DNA harbors:
- the AFMID gene encoding kynurenine formamidase isoform X4 has product MEKRGDSSLPGLFLSWDCCNNLLQTWGLPRTEMSSLTVLEARSLKSSKDTSAFMVNPLTAQGVAVVIVAYDIAPKGNEWSCRYKGHWDLEGREPLMEPDTAPALCTGTLDQMVDQVTQSIVFVQKQYPGNQGIYLCGHSAGAHLAAMMLLADWTKHGVTPNLKGFFLLSGVYDLEPIMHTSENAPLLPALEDAQRNSPLWQLETAPTQPADPACRILVTVGQHDSPEFHRQSREFYQTLCQGGWKASFEELHDMDHFEILWNLTQEDYVLTQIILKTIFQES; this is encoded by the exons atggagaaaagaGGAGATTCGTCTTTGCCTGGCCTCTTCCTTTCCTGGGACTGCTGCAACAACTTACTGCAAACGTGGGGGCTTCCTAGGACAGAAATGTCttctctcacagtcctggaggccaggagtctgaaatcaag CAAGGACACATCAGCCTTCATGGTCAACCCACTGACAGCACAGGGAGTGGCCGTGGTGATAGTGGCTTATGACATTGCCCCCAAAGGTAACGAGTGGTCTTGCAGGTACAAGGGCCACTGGGATTTGGAGGGGAGAGAGCCCCTGATGGAGCCTGACACAGCTCCTGCCCTCTGCACAGGCACCCTGGACCAGATGGTAGACCAGGTGACCCAGAGCATCGTGTTTGTCCAGAAGCAGTATCCAGGCAACCA GGGAATTTACCTGTGTGGACACTCTGCTGGGGCCCACCTCGCTGCCATGATGCTCCTGGCCGACTGGACCAAGCATGGAGTCACGCCCAACCTCAAAG GCTTCTTCCTGCTGAGTGGAGTCTACGACCTGGAGCCCATCATGCACACCTCTGAGAAtgcccccctcctcccagccct GGAGGATGCTCAGAGGAACAGCCCGCTGTGGCAGCTGGAGACGGCCCCCACCCAGCCCGCGGATCCAGCCTGCCGCATCCTGGTGACTGTGGGCCAACACGACAGCCCGGAATTCCACCGACAGTCCAGGGAGTTTTATCAG ACATTGTGCCAAGGAGGGTGGAAAGCCTCCTTTGAAGAGCTCCACGATATGGACCACTTTGAAATCCTTTGGAACCTAACCCAGGAGGACTACGTGCTCACCCAG attattttgaaaacaatCTTCCAAGAGTCCTGA